A single Acidobacteriota bacterium DNA region contains:
- the rpsR gene encoding 30S ribosomal protein S18, translating into MSDERDGRRGGRGGSGKGGGGGRRPTGGRRRKVCRFCVEKIDYIDYKDVRLLMMALGDRGKIQPRRISGTCARCQRALTRAIKRARQLALIPYVID; encoded by the coding sequence ATGAGCGATGAACGTGACGGCCGCCGCGGCGGACGAGGCGGATCGGGCAAGGGTGGCGGCGGCGGACGGCGGCCGACCGGCGGGCGCCGGCGCAAGGTGTGCCGTTTCTGCGTCGAGAAGATCGACTACATCGACTACAAGGACGTCCGGCTGCTGATGATGGCGTTGGGCGACCGGGGCAAGATCCAGCCGCGACGGATCTCCGGCACCTGCGCGAGGTGCCAGCGGGCGTTGACTAGGGCCATCAAGCGGGCGCGGCAGCTTGCGCTGATCCCCTACGTCATCGACTGA
- the radA gene encoding DNA repair protein RadA, whose protein sequence is MAKAKTGGRTVFVCQSCGSRARKWSGQCGDCGAWNTMVEEPEAPAAGGEPGRYGGAAAGEPAKVRRYAEVDLEQAARFTSGFGEFDRVLGGGVVAGSVVLVGGEPGIGKSTLLLQSAGAVAGAVGPVLYASGEESERQVKERGRRLGISESVPLYLLAETCLERLLAAVDRVSPALLVVDSIQTIYSLQLTSAPGSVGQVREAATHLMFNAKRRNLPTLLVGHVTKDGSLAGPKVLEHVVDTVLYFEGERHHAHRIVRAVKNRFGAASELGVFEMTGTGLVPVPNPSRMFLSERPASVPGSVVLCSAEGTRPILVEVQALVAAGAYGTARRMASGIDQNRLSLLLAVLEKRAGLSLAGEDVFVNVAGGLEVNEPAADLGVVAAVASSLRNRGVRPGTAIFGEVGLGGEVRGTTQADLRVKEAAQLGFRRCVLPEANAGAAAEATASGADGEADARCELVGVRSVEEALEALA, encoded by the coding sequence ATGGCAAAGGCGAAGACCGGCGGGCGGACGGTGTTCGTCTGCCAGTCGTGCGGCAGCCGGGCGCGCAAGTGGTCCGGCCAGTGCGGCGACTGCGGGGCCTGGAACACGATGGTCGAGGAGCCGGAGGCGCCCGCCGCCGGCGGCGAGCCGGGCCGTTACGGCGGCGCGGCGGCGGGCGAGCCGGCCAAGGTGCGCCGCTACGCCGAGGTGGACCTGGAGCAGGCGGCCCGCTTCACGAGCGGCTTCGGCGAGTTCGACCGCGTGCTGGGCGGCGGGGTCGTCGCCGGCTCGGTGGTGCTGGTGGGAGGCGAGCCGGGGATCGGCAAGTCGACGCTGCTGTTGCAGTCGGCCGGCGCGGTGGCGGGAGCGGTCGGCCCGGTCCTCTACGCGTCGGGCGAAGAATCCGAGCGGCAGGTGAAGGAGCGGGGCCGGCGTCTGGGCATCAGCGAGTCCGTCCCGCTGTATCTGCTGGCCGAGACCTGCCTGGAGCGGCTTCTCGCCGCCGTGGACCGTGTGTCGCCGGCGCTCCTCGTGGTCGACTCCATTCAGACCATCTACTCGCTGCAGCTCACGTCCGCGCCGGGCAGCGTCGGTCAGGTGCGCGAGGCGGCGACGCACCTGATGTTCAACGCCAAGCGGCGCAACCTGCCCACCCTGCTCGTGGGACACGTGACGAAGGACGGCAGCCTGGCCGGCCCGAAGGTCCTGGAGCATGTCGTCGATACGGTGCTCTACTTCGAGGGGGAGCGGCATCATGCCCACCGGATCGTCCGGGCGGTCAAGAACCGCTTCGGCGCGGCGAGCGAGCTGGGAGTGTTCGAGATGACCGGGACCGGCCTCGTGCCGGTGCCGAATCCGTCGCGCATGTTTCTCTCGGAGCGCCCGGCCAGCGTGCCCGGCTCCGTCGTGCTCTGTTCGGCGGAAGGGACGCGGCCCATCCTGGTCGAGGTGCAGGCTCTGGTTGCGGCCGGCGCCTACGGGACGGCGCGGCGGATGGCGAGCGGGATCGATCAGAACCGGCTGTCGCTGCTGCTCGCCGTGCTCGAGAAACGCGCCGGGCTGAGCCTCGCCGGCGAGGACGTCTTCGTCAACGTGGCGGGGGGCCTGGAGGTGAACGAGCCGGCGGCGGATCTCGGCGTGGTCGCCGCGGTGGCGTCGAGCCTCCGCAACCGGGGGGTCCGTCCCGGCACCGCGATCTTCGGCGAGGTAGGCCTGGGGGGCGAGGTGCGCGGGACCACCCAGGCGGACCTGCGGGTCAAGGAAGCGGCGCAGCTCGGCTTCCGGCGGTGCGTGCTGCCGGAGGCGAATGCCGGCGCGGCGGCCGAGGCGACGGCGTCCGGCGCCGACGGTGAGGCGGATGCGCGATGCGAGCTGGTGGGCGTCCGCTCGGTGGAGGAGGCGCTGGAGGCGCTCGCCTGA
- a CDS encoding DUF222 domain-containing protein: MNTSTTSDKAPIPSPDELRRNREERNRLENEIAELSARIDAAIYELLVRIRRFDELGGWSGATSYPQWLSWRANLAPGTAREYVRVAHALADLPKTSDALRRGQISYSKVRAITRVATAATEDRLLHLARQSTAADLERIARAWRLCDRQQEGREDAKRRRNQELSIYPDVDGMFVVRALLTPELGAVVRRAIEAASEQLYQEAKDAEPKNVEKESPACRRGDALGLIAESALAAKLDTGTAGDRYQVVVHVDPETLRDDVSAETSGATDGPSENNSGKGLASAGQAALEEAGGIRVSAETSRRVACDAGKVVMRHDAKGNVLDVGRKTRTVSPALRRAQESRDQHCRFPGCEARRCDAHHVKHWADGGTTKLDNLVLLCRRHHRAVHEEGFGLTLDAEGQPRFTRPNGQLLQTVPAPPSWSGAPLAPMDAKLAEDGIEIDANTSIPNWAGERLDLPYVIGVAWRPGGSPGAEEAAGP, from the coding sequence ATGAACACTTCCACGACGTCCGACAAGGCCCCGATTCCGTCTCCCGACGAGCTCCGCCGGAACCGCGAAGAGCGCAACCGCCTCGAGAACGAGATCGCCGAGCTCTCCGCCCGCATCGACGCCGCCATCTACGAGCTGCTGGTCCGTATCCGCCGCTTCGACGAGCTGGGAGGCTGGTCGGGCGCCACGTCCTACCCCCAGTGGCTGAGCTGGCGGGCCAACCTGGCCCCCGGCACCGCGCGGGAGTACGTGCGGGTGGCGCATGCCCTGGCCGACCTGCCGAAGACCTCCGACGCGCTGCGGCGGGGCCAGATCTCTTACTCGAAGGTGCGCGCCATCACCCGGGTCGCGACGGCGGCGACCGAGGACCGCCTGCTGCATCTCGCCCGCCAGTCGACGGCGGCCGACCTCGAGCGCATCGCCCGGGCGTGGCGGCTGTGCGACCGCCAGCAGGAGGGGCGGGAGGACGCGAAGCGGCGGCGGAACCAGGAGCTCAGCATCTATCCGGATGTCGACGGCATGTTCGTCGTCCGGGCGTTGTTGACGCCGGAGTTGGGCGCGGTGGTGCGACGGGCCATCGAGGCGGCGTCCGAGCAGCTCTACCAGGAAGCGAAGGACGCGGAGCCGAAGAACGTGGAGAAGGAATCGCCGGCCTGCCGGCGGGGGGATGCGCTGGGGCTGATTGCGGAGAGCGCGCTTGCCGCGAAGCTGGACACGGGGACGGCGGGCGACCGCTACCAGGTGGTCGTGCACGTCGACCCGGAGACATTGCGGGACGACGTTTCCGCGGAAACGTCCGGGGCGACCGACGGTCCGAGCGAGAACAACTCGGGCAAAGGGTTGGCGAGTGCCGGGCAGGCTGCCCTGGAGGAAGCGGGCGGGATCCGCGTTTCCGCGGAAACGTCCCGGCGTGTTGCCTGCGATGCCGGCAAGGTGGTGATGCGCCATGACGCCAAGGGCAATGTTCTTGATGTTGGACGCAAGACGCGGACGGTCTCCCCTGCGTTGCGCCGGGCCCAGGAGTCACGGGACCAGCACTGCCGCTTCCCCGGCTGTGAGGCGCGGCGCTGCGACGCTCATCACGTCAAGCACTGGGCGGATGGCGGTACAACGAAGCTGGACAACCTGGTGCTGCTCTGTAGGCGGCATCATCGCGCGGTGCACGAGGAGGGATTCGGCCTGACCCTTGATGCGGAAGGTCAGCCGCGGTTCACACGGCCGAATGGCCAGTTGTTGCAGACGGTGCCCGCGCCTCCCAGTTGGTCGGGTGCGCCGCTGGCGCCGATGGACGCGAAGCTTGCCGAGGACGGCATCGAGATCGACGCCAATACGTCGATTCCCAACTGGGCTGGCGAGCGGCTGGACCTGCCCTATGTGATCGGTGTCGCGTGGAGGCCGGGAGGCAGTCCGGGTGCGGAGGAGGCTGCGGGGCCGTAG
- a CDS encoding 50S ribosomal protein L9 translates to MEVILRNHVEHLGRRGDIVTVANGYARNYLLPQKLALQVTEANKRQVERERSLAEAREAEERVAAEAVASRMAGLECTIVRRVGQTGTLYGSVTSADIAEAFEGAEVEISKKQIRLREAIKSLGAFPVPIKLHHDVTAEVVVNVVAEGYGSQVAAPQADETGETGEAEVAAASAGTSDDELPDAPASEPEPEVETES, encoded by the coding sequence ATGGAAGTCATCCTGAGGAATCATGTCGAGCATCTCGGCCGGCGCGGCGACATCGTGACCGTCGCGAACGGCTATGCGCGCAACTACCTCCTGCCGCAGAAGCTGGCGTTGCAGGTAACCGAGGCGAACAAGCGCCAGGTGGAGCGGGAGCGGTCCCTGGCCGAGGCGCGCGAGGCGGAGGAACGGGTGGCCGCCGAGGCGGTCGCGAGCCGGATGGCGGGCCTCGAATGCACGATCGTGCGGCGTGTCGGTCAGACCGGGACGCTGTACGGTTCGGTCACCTCGGCCGATATTGCCGAGGCTTTCGAGGGCGCCGAGGTGGAGATCTCGAAGAAGCAGATCCGCCTGCGCGAGGCGATCAAGTCGCTGGGCGCGTTCCCGGTGCCGATAAAGCTGCACCACGATGTGACCGCCGAGGTGGTGGTGAACGTCGTGGCGGAAGGCTACGGCAGCCAGGTTGCGGCGCCGCAGGCCGACGAGACCGGGGAGACCGGCGAGGCCGAAGTGGCCGCCGCGTCCGCCGGCACGTCGGATGACGAACTGCCGGACGCGCCGGCGTCGGAGCCGGAACCGGAGGTCGAGACCGAGTCCTGA
- the rlmB gene encoding 23S rRNA (guanosine(2251)-2'-O)-methyltransferase RlmB, with protein MVIYGLNPVLEALRGGHVTALTVSRRRQGRLDELLRLAERGRVEVRRAEPDELNRLASGGVHQGVVATIRPPEPRAVRDLVEGGAPALIVVLDGIEDPHNLGAIARTAEAAGASGLVVPTRRAAPLTAAAVKASAGALAHLPVAPVVNVARALAELRSAGVWTVGLDAEAPRTIYEIDLRVPVALVVGGEGRGLRHLVREGCDWLAALPLAGRLDSLNASVAAGIALFEAVRQRRPPSHPDRNAQPRSTSSRVR; from the coding sequence ATGGTGATCTACGGCCTCAACCCGGTGCTGGAGGCGCTCCGCGGCGGGCATGTGACGGCCCTCACGGTGAGTAGGCGGCGGCAGGGCCGCCTCGACGAGCTGCTCCGCCTGGCGGAGCGGGGGCGCGTGGAGGTCCGGCGCGCCGAGCCGGACGAGTTGAATCGCCTCGCGTCGGGCGGCGTCCACCAGGGCGTGGTGGCGACGATTCGTCCGCCCGAGCCCCGCGCGGTCCGCGATCTGGTCGAAGGCGGGGCGCCGGCGCTGATCGTGGTGCTGGACGGCATCGAGGATCCTCACAACCTGGGCGCGATCGCCCGGACGGCAGAGGCGGCCGGGGCGTCCGGCCTGGTGGTGCCGACGCGGCGCGCGGCGCCGTTGACGGCGGCGGCGGTCAAGGCGTCGGCCGGGGCACTGGCCCACCTTCCCGTGGCGCCGGTCGTGAACGTCGCGCGGGCTCTCGCCGAGCTCCGGTCGGCGGGAGTCTGGACGGTCGGCCTTGACGCGGAGGCGCCGCGGACGATCTACGAGATCGACCTGCGTGTGCCGGTGGCGCTCGTCGTCGGCGGCGAGGGACGGGGCCTCCGTCACCTGGTCCGGGAGGGGTGCGACTGGCTTGCCGCGCTTCCCCTGGCGGGGCGGCTGGACAGCCTGAACGCGTCCGTCGCGGCGGGCATCGCCCTGTTCGAGGCGGTCCGGCAACGTCGCCCACCGTCGCACCCGGACCGCAACGCCCAGCCCCGTAGCACAAGCTCCCGCGTGCGGTAA
- the alr gene encoding alanine racemase: MTTHGTTGSRRRTRSTRGRIPTSSRIRCWTTSNGSSPVIRPTHATVDLDALVHNYGAILRHVAGSRAAGRSAPPHVIAVVKANAYGHGAAPVALALERAAAEGGAPASSMPLLACADIEEGIELRAAGVSAPILVFGALSVSDLAGLFEHDLTPTVSSPGAARALAEAAGARGVRLRVHLKIDTGMHRFGFRDDNLRDTLPEVVGSPHLVVDSVYTQFATAELAGHPLFAEQRERFEAVRGAARGFGLDGVRWHAANSAALLRDPRTWYDAVRPGLLLYGIEPSPLETDLELRPVMSVRSRIVAVKGMWPGESAGYGARFVADRPMRVAIIPAGYADGLDLRLAGRGSVLIGGARADVVTVAMDSLTVDVTAVPAGPGDDVVILGEQAGARIGANEIARAIGTVPHEVLCRVGARIVRTYNR; this comes from the coding sequence CTGACTACGCACGGGACGACCGGGAGCCGCCGCCGGACGAGATCGACTCGGGGTCGGATTCCGACTTCCTCTCGGATCCGCTGCTGGACGACGAGTAACGGGTCGAGTCCGGTGATTCGTCCGACCCACGCCACCGTCGATCTCGACGCCCTGGTCCACAACTACGGCGCGATCCTGCGCCATGTGGCGGGCAGCCGCGCGGCGGGACGTTCCGCTCCGCCTCATGTGATCGCCGTCGTCAAGGCGAACGCCTACGGCCATGGCGCGGCGCCGGTCGCCCTGGCCCTCGAACGGGCGGCGGCGGAAGGCGGCGCGCCGGCGTCGTCGATGCCGTTGCTCGCCTGCGCCGACATCGAGGAGGGGATCGAGCTGCGCGCGGCGGGGGTATCGGCGCCGATCTTGGTGTTCGGCGCCCTGAGCGTGAGCGACCTGGCCGGACTCTTCGAACACGATCTGACGCCTACCGTCTCGTCGCCGGGCGCGGCGCGGGCGCTGGCCGAGGCGGCCGGGGCGCGTGGCGTACGGCTGCGCGTGCATCTGAAGATAGACACCGGCATGCACCGGTTCGGCTTCCGCGACGACAACCTGCGCGACACGTTGCCCGAGGTCGTCGGCTCGCCGCACCTGGTGGTGGACTCGGTCTACACGCAGTTCGCCACCGCCGAGCTGGCCGGCCACCCGCTGTTCGCGGAGCAGCGCGAACGGTTCGAGGCGGTGCGCGGCGCGGCCCGCGGGTTCGGGCTGGACGGCGTGCGGTGGCACGCCGCGAACAGTGCCGCGCTCCTGCGGGATCCGCGCACGTGGTACGACGCGGTCCGGCCCGGCCTGCTGCTGTACGGCATCGAGCCGTCGCCGCTCGAAACCGATCTCGAGCTCCGGCCCGTCATGTCGGTCCGCAGCCGCATCGTCGCCGTCAAGGGGATGTGGCCGGGCGAGTCGGCCGGCTACGGCGCGCGGTTCGTGGCCGACCGGCCGATGCGGGTGGCGATCATTCCGGCCGGCTACGCCGATGGGCTCGACCTGCGGCTCGCGGGCCGCGGGTCGGTGCTGATAGGCGGCGCGCGCGCCGACGTCGTGACGGTCGCGATGGACTCGCTGACGGTCGACGTGACCGCGGTGCCGGCCGGCCCGGGCGATGACGTGGTGATCCTGGGCGAGCAGGCGGGCGCGAGGATCGGCGCCAACGAGATCGCCAGGGCGATTGGCACGGTGCCGCACGAGGTGCTCTGCCGGGTCGGGGCGCGGATAGTGCGGACATATAATCGCTGA
- a CDS encoding DinB family protein, with protein sequence MKERLLRDLDEAREYFDRSTRALTEDDSGYAPAEGTFTAAQHVAHAAQTIDWFVEGAFSPTGFSLEFEALDRKVREVTSLADARAWFTRAVDNARQVIESKSDDDWSRPLPAGPILGDQPRAAIFGAITDHTAHHRGALTVYARLRGKTPPMPYME encoded by the coding sequence ATGAAGGAACGCTTGCTTCGCGATCTGGACGAGGCACGGGAGTATTTCGACCGCAGCACCCGCGCCCTGACCGAGGACGACTCGGGCTACGCCCCCGCGGAGGGCACCTTCACCGCGGCCCAGCACGTGGCGCACGCGGCCCAGACCATCGACTGGTTCGTTGAGGGCGCGTTCAGCCCGACCGGGTTCAGCCTGGAGTTCGAGGCGCTCGATCGAAAGGTGCGCGAGGTAACGTCGCTCGCCGACGCCCGCGCGTGGTTCACGCGGGCGGTCGACAACGCTCGCCAGGTGATCGAGTCGAAGTCGGACGACGACTGGAGCCGCCCGCTGCCGGCCGGTCCCATCCTCGGCGACCAGCCGCGCGCGGCGATCTTTGGGGCGATTACCGACCACACGGCCCACCACCGGGGCGCGTTGACGGTGTACGCGCGGCTCCGCGGCAAGACCCCGCCGATGCCCTACATGGAGTGA
- a CDS encoding 2-C-methyl-D-erythritol 2,4-cyclodiphosphate synthase encodes MDHSVRVAAVIAAGGRGRRSGGGVPKQFRRAGGRTLLEHGVAPFDRHDRVAELIVVLPADAAQSPPPGLAACASPVRVVAGGARRQDSVAAGVDAVGEGADIVLVHDAARPFCSAALIDRVIDAAAETGAAVPALRATDTVKEAAGMADPAMAAAGAADPVMVAATLPRDRIWLAQTPQGFRLDVLREAVALGRKGVEATDEALLAERAGHPVRLVEGDPANVKVTTAADVDEAMARLGTGGGAVRIGFGYDSHRTEAGRPLILGGIEIPHDVGLAGHSDADGVCHAVTDALLGAAAAGDIGRHFPDTDPRWKGASSIELLRGAVAIVRAHGFAPGNVDVVVIAQRPKLGPHVEAMRERLSDPLGIPPGAISIKAKTAEGMDAVGRGEGIVVHAVATVVPVVRDVPAP; translated from the coding sequence ATGGATCATTCCGTCCGGGTAGCGGCGGTGATTGCCGCGGGAGGGCGCGGGCGCCGTTCTGGCGGCGGCGTGCCGAAGCAGTTCCGCCGCGCCGGCGGCCGGACGCTGCTGGAGCATGGCGTCGCCCCGTTCGATCGGCACGACCGCGTCGCCGAGCTCATCGTCGTGCTCCCGGCCGATGCTGCGCAGTCGCCGCCGCCGGGGCTGGCGGCCTGCGCGTCGCCGGTCCGCGTCGTCGCGGGCGGCGCCCGGCGGCAGGACTCGGTGGCGGCGGGCGTCGACGCGGTCGGGGAGGGCGCCGACATCGTCCTCGTGCACGATGCGGCGCGCCCCTTCTGCAGCGCCGCGCTGATAGACCGCGTCATCGACGCCGCCGCGGAAACCGGAGCGGCGGTGCCCGCCCTCCGGGCGACCGACACCGTCAAGGAGGCGGCCGGGATGGCCGACCCCGCGATGGCGGCGGCCGGGGCGGCGGACCCCGTGATGGTGGCGGCGACGCTGCCGCGGGACCGCATCTGGCTGGCCCAGACGCCGCAGGGCTTCCGCCTCGACGTCCTTCGGGAGGCCGTCGCCCTGGGACGGAAGGGTGTCGAGGCGACCGACGAGGCGCTGCTCGCGGAGCGGGCCGGACACCCGGTCCGGCTGGTGGAGGGCGATCCCGCGAACGTGAAGGTGACGACGGCGGCGGATGTGGACGAGGCCATGGCGCGTCTCGGAACGGGCGGCGGCGCGGTCCGGATCGGCTTCGGCTATGACTCGCATCGCACGGAGGCGGGGCGTCCCCTGATCCTGGGCGGGATCGAGATCCCGCACGACGTCGGTCTGGCCGGCCACTCCGACGCCGACGGGGTCTGCCACGCGGTGACCGACGCGCTCTTGGGCGCGGCGGCGGCGGGCGACATCGGCCGGCACTTTCCCGATACCGATCCGCGGTGGAAGGGCGCGTCGAGCATCGAGCTGCTGCGGGGGGCGGTGGCGATTGTGCGCGCGCACGGCTTCGCTCCCGGCAACGTCGACGTCGTCGTCATCGCCCAGCGGCCGAAGCTCGGGCCGCACGTCGAGGCAATGCGTGAGCGCCTTTCGGATCCGCTCGGCATCCCGCCCGGCGCGATCAGCATCAAGGCAAAGACGGCCGAGGGAATGGACGCCGTGGGCCGCGGCGAGGGGATCGTCGTCCATGCTGTCGCGACCGTCGTGCCGGTCGTGCGGGACGTGCCGGCACCGTAG
- the dnaB gene encoding replicative DNA helicase, which produces MAPTAAGQAERVLPHNLEAERSVLGAILVHNAALDVVAELIDSDDFFRDAHRRVFDVMVALSERGDPIDLVTLRAELTRGDQLEQVGGAAYISALADGVPRSTNVQHYAHIVKEHATLRALINSANRIAATAYASDESADDVLDRAGQEIFEIAEGRISSGFVSMAKLVEAGGDTVERLQSQQGFVTGVATGFEDIDELTAGLQPADLVIVAARPSMGKTAFALNIGRNVALGNGRTVGVFSLEMAKEQLFMRLLTSEAQVDSHRFRTGLLTQADYGALTRAMGRMAEMRMHIDDTAGIGVLEMRAKSRRLKAEHGLDLLVIDYLQLMQGRGRFENRTQELASISRALKQLAKELNVPVIALSQLSRAPESRARTDRRPQLSDLRESGALEQDADVVMFIYREEMYESTPENDGIAEIIIGKQRNGPTGTVKLAFLKEQTRFEMLARPGAAPDYARDDREPPPDEIDSGSDSDFLSDPLLDDE; this is translated from the coding sequence ATGGCGCCGACTGCCGCCGGACAGGCCGAACGCGTGCTCCCGCACAACCTGGAGGCGGAGCGGAGCGTTCTCGGCGCCATCCTGGTCCACAACGCCGCCCTCGATGTCGTCGCGGAACTGATCGACTCGGACGATTTCTTCCGCGACGCCCACCGCCGCGTCTTCGACGTCATGGTCGCCCTCTCCGAGCGGGGCGATCCGATCGACCTGGTCACCCTCCGGGCGGAACTGACTCGGGGCGACCAGCTCGAACAGGTGGGCGGCGCCGCCTACATTTCCGCGCTCGCCGATGGCGTGCCCCGCTCGACCAACGTCCAGCACTACGCCCACATCGTCAAGGAGCACGCGACCCTTCGCGCGCTGATCAACTCGGCCAACCGCATCGCCGCCACCGCCTACGCCTCCGACGAGTCGGCGGATGACGTCCTCGACCGGGCGGGGCAGGAGATCTTCGAGATCGCCGAGGGGCGCATCTCGAGCGGGTTCGTCTCCATGGCCAAGCTGGTCGAGGCGGGCGGCGACACGGTCGAGCGGCTGCAGTCGCAGCAGGGTTTCGTCACCGGCGTGGCGACCGGATTCGAGGACATCGACGAATTGACGGCGGGTCTCCAGCCGGCCGATCTCGTTATCGTGGCCGCCCGCCCCTCGATGGGGAAGACCGCGTTCGCCTTGAACATCGGCCGCAACGTGGCGCTGGGGAACGGGCGGACGGTCGGCGTCTTCAGCCTGGAGATGGCGAAGGAGCAGCTCTTCATGCGGCTGCTCACCTCGGAGGCGCAGGTCGATTCGCACCGTTTCCGGACCGGCCTGCTGACCCAGGCGGACTACGGCGCCCTGACCCGCGCCATGGGACGGATGGCCGAGATGCGCATGCACATCGACGACACGGCCGGCATCGGCGTGCTGGAGATGCGCGCGAAGTCGCGCCGGCTCAAGGCGGAGCACGGTCTCGACCTGCTGGTCATCGACTACCTCCAGTTGATGCAGGGGCGCGGCCGGTTCGAGAACCGGACGCAGGAGCTGGCGTCCATCTCGCGCGCCCTGAAGCAGTTGGCGAAGGAACTGAACGTGCCGGTCATCGCCCTCTCGCAGCTCAGCCGCGCGCCGGAATCGCGTGCGCGGACGGACCGCCGCCCGCAGCTCTCCGACCTGCGGGAGTCGGGCGCGCTGGAGCAGGACGCCGACGTCGTGATGTTCATCTACCGGGAAGAGATGTACGAGTCGACGCCGGAGAACGACGGTATTGCCGAGATCATCATCGGCAAGCAGCGGAACGGCCCGACCGGTACGGTGAAGCTCGCCTTCCTGAAGGAACAGACCCGGTTCGAGATGCTCGCGCGGCCGGGGGCGGCGCCTGACTACGCACGGGACGACCGGGAGCCGCCGCCGGACGAGATCGACTCGGGGTCGGATTCCGACTTCCTCTCGGATCCGCTGCTGGACGACGAGTAA
- a CDS encoding 1-acyl-sn-glycerol-3-phosphate acyltransferase — translation MRLPPFHWWRTVFWLIPAISVYTLVLGMLSLASMLVDRRGRLAHGCARAWSRWILGTTGVRVDARGLDRVERDRSYIFVSNHQSIYDIPVLFASIPAQLRIIAKASLGAFPVIGWHLRWTGHLLVDRKRAGVTALGQVARMIERGDSLIVFPEGTRSRDGRVARFKRGLFLLAIEAGADLVPVAVSGTRHVMLKGRLMTCPGDVSIVVHDPIPTGGLTRDDVTRLAEQAQGVVSATVAELEGR, via the coding sequence ATGCGGCTCCCGCCGTTCCACTGGTGGCGGACGGTCTTCTGGCTGATCCCCGCCATCTCGGTCTACACCCTCGTGCTGGGGATGCTGTCGCTCGCCTCGATGCTGGTCGACCGGCGCGGTCGGCTGGCGCATGGCTGCGCGCGCGCCTGGTCGCGCTGGATCCTGGGCACGACCGGCGTCCGCGTCGACGCGCGCGGCCTCGATCGCGTGGAGCGCGACCGGTCGTACATCTTCGTCTCCAACCATCAGAGCATCTACGACATCCCGGTGCTGTTCGCGTCGATCCCGGCGCAACTCCGGATCATTGCGAAGGCGTCGCTCGGAGCGTTTCCCGTGATCGGCTGGCACCTGCGCTGGACCGGCCACCTGCTGGTCGACCGGAAGCGGGCCGGCGTCACCGCGCTCGGCCAGGTGGCGCGGATGATCGAGCGCGGCGACTCGCTGATCGTCTTTCCGGAGGGGACGCGGAGCCGCGATGGGCGGGTCGCGCGGTTCAAGCGGGGACTGTTCCTGCTCGCGATCGAGGCCGGCGCCGACCTGGTGCCGGTGGCCGTCAGCGGCACGCGCCATGTCATGCTGAAGGGACGGCTGATGACTTGCCCGGGCGACGTGTCGATTGTCGTGCACGACCCGATTCCCACCGGCGGCCTCACCCGCGACGACGTGACGCGGTTGGCGGAGCAGGCGCAGGGCGTGGTCTCGGCGACGGTGGCGGAGTTGGAGGGGCGATGA